The Skermanella pratensis genome has a window encoding:
- a CDS encoding efflux RND transporter periplasmic adaptor subunit: MTRSSRFSTSTAFSPLAFLPATRRIPAALPLMALALALAACTPSQSAEEAPADPRTGPQLVRVAAVQPAGPAVRGFTGTVSARIQSNLGFRVPGKIVERLVDAGQVVRSGQPLMRIDRTGYEHAIAAQLGNVAAAKARLIQAAADETRLRGLVASGAVSTAAYDQAKAAADSARALLAAAEATLKIARDEADYATLVADADGTVVETLGEPGQVVGAGQPVVRLAHAGPREAAVSLPETLRPALGSAARASLYGSGAEWPARLRLLSDAADSVTRTFDARYVLDGEAARAPLGATVTVYLEGAAAPAAGRVPLGAVADRGDGPGVWVLDSGPGPGPEPGGATVSFRPVRIGAVGGETVTLDGGVGIGERIVALGGRFLHEGQRVRVAEDLAGLR, encoded by the coding sequence ATGACGCGTTCCAGCAGGTTCAGTACCTCCACCGCCTTCTCCCCGCTCGCCTTTCTTCCGGCCACCCGCCGCATCCCGGCGGCCCTCCCCCTCATGGCATTGGCGCTCGCGCTCGCCGCCTGCACCCCGTCGCAGTCGGCCGAAGAGGCGCCGGCCGATCCCCGGACCGGTCCCCAACTGGTCCGCGTCGCGGCGGTGCAGCCCGCCGGCCCCGCGGTCCGCGGCTTCACGGGCACCGTCTCCGCCCGCATCCAGAGCAACCTGGGCTTCCGCGTGCCGGGCAAGATCGTGGAGCGTCTGGTCGATGCCGGCCAAGTGGTCCGTTCCGGCCAGCCCCTCATGCGGATCGACCGCACCGGGTACGAGCACGCCATCGCGGCGCAGCTCGGCAACGTCGCGGCGGCGAAGGCGCGGCTGATCCAGGCCGCCGCCGACGAGACCCGCCTGCGCGGGCTGGTGGCGTCCGGCGCCGTCTCCACCGCGGCCTACGACCAGGCGAAGGCGGCGGCCGACAGCGCGCGGGCGCTGCTGGCCGCCGCCGAGGCGACCCTGAAGATCGCGCGGGACGAGGCCGACTACGCGACCCTGGTCGCCGATGCCGACGGCACCGTGGTGGAAACCCTGGGCGAGCCCGGGCAGGTCGTCGGCGCCGGGCAGCCCGTCGTCCGGCTGGCCCATGCCGGCCCGCGGGAGGCGGCGGTCAGCCTGCCGGAAACCCTGCGCCCCGCCCTCGGCTCCGCCGCGCGGGCAAGCCTCTACGGCAGCGGCGCGGAGTGGCCGGCCCGCCTGCGCCTGCTCTCGGATGCCGCCGATTCCGTCACCCGGACCTTCGACGCCCGCTACGTCCTCGACGGCGAGGCGGCGCGGGCGCCGCTGGGCGCCACCGTCACGGTGTACCTGGAAGGGGCCGCAGCACCTGCCGCCGGCAGGGTCCCGCTCGGCGCCGTCGCGGACCGGGGCGACGGGCCGGGCGTCTGGGTGCTCGATTCCGGCCCCGGGCCCGGCCCCGAGCCCGGCGGGGCGACCGTCTCGTTCCGGCCGGTCCGGATCGGCGCGGTCGGCGGGGAAACCGTCACCCTGGACGGCGGCGTCGGCATCGGCGAGCGGATCGTGGCGCTGGGCGGGCGCTTCCTCCACGAAGGGCAGCGCGTCCGCGTCGCCGAGGATCTCGCGGGGCTGCGATGA
- a CDS encoding efflux RND transporter permease subunit, whose amino-acid sequence MTGFNLSALAVRERSVTLFLIVAIILAGGYAFVKLGRAEDPVFTIKVLTVSAVWPGATAREMQDLVADPLEKRLQELRWYDRVETFTRPGLAFMTVTLRDDTPPPEVPAEFYQARKKLDDEARNLPQGVLGPFVNDEFSDVTFALFAVQAPDMPPRLLTREAERLRQRLLQVAGVKKVNILGERPERIFVEFSHARLATLGIGARDIFDALQRRNAVTPAGSIETDGPQVFVRLDGAYDDLQQIRDTPIVSGGRVLKLSDIASVERGYEDPATFLIRHGGEPALMLGVVMQDGWNGLELGAALEAERARISAELPAGLSLTKITDQAVNIRESVDEFMLKFFAALGVVMAVSLASLGWRVGIVVAAAVPLTLAIVFVVMLDTGRAFDRITLGALIVALGLLVDDAIIAIEMMVVKLEEGFERAKAAAYAWSHTAAPMLSGTLVTVIGFTPVGFARSTAGEYAGNIFWIVGFALVASWFVAVIFTPYLGVKLLPDIKPVPGGHAAIYATPNYRRLRRIVDWSVRRKFPVAGAVVGLLVLSGLGLGTVKQQFFPASDRPEVLVEVQMPEGTGIAATSAATAKVEAWLKLQPEAEIVTSYIGQGAARFFLSYSPELPDPSFAKLVVLTPDAEARDRLKLRLRQRIAEGLAPEARLRVTQLVFGPYSRFMVNFRVMGPDPARLRAIADEVQAVMRANPHTRHVNQDWGERAPTVHFVLDQDRLGLIGLTPRDVGEQLRFLLAGVPVTQVRDGIRAVEVVARSAGPERLDPSRLGELTLTARDGRPVPLAQVGRVEVRPEDPILKRRDRTPTITVQADIDETLQPPEVSLEILEALAPLMARLPDGYRIEAGGNIEDAGKANAALVPLFPVMILLTLLVLVVQTRSLAATAMVFLTAPLGLVGAVPALLLFQQPFGFNAILGLIGLSGILMRNTLILIGQIHANQRDGQDPYTAVVEATVQRARPVILTALAAVLAFIPLTTSVFWGSMAYTLIGGTAAGTVLTLVFLPTLYAIWFRVGADEAPATPRAAPIAAGRPRMASSQG is encoded by the coding sequence ATGACGGGCTTCAACCTCTCCGCCCTGGCGGTCCGCGAGCGCTCGGTCACCCTGTTCCTGATCGTCGCGATCATCCTGGCCGGCGGCTACGCCTTCGTGAAGCTGGGACGCGCCGAGGACCCCGTCTTCACGATCAAGGTGCTGACGGTCTCGGCGGTCTGGCCCGGGGCGACCGCCCGGGAGATGCAGGACCTCGTCGCCGATCCGCTGGAGAAGCGCCTCCAGGAGCTTCGCTGGTACGACCGCGTCGAGACCTTCACCCGTCCCGGCCTGGCCTTCATGACGGTCACGCTGAGGGACGACACGCCTCCGCCCGAGGTGCCGGCCGAATTCTACCAGGCCCGCAAGAAGCTGGACGACGAGGCCCGCAACCTTCCGCAGGGCGTCCTGGGACCCTTCGTCAACGACGAGTTCTCGGACGTGACGTTCGCCCTCTTCGCGGTCCAGGCGCCCGACATGCCGCCGCGGCTGCTGACGCGGGAGGCCGAACGGCTCCGCCAGCGGCTGCTGCAGGTGGCGGGGGTCAAGAAGGTGAACATCCTGGGCGAGCGTCCGGAACGGATCTTCGTCGAGTTCTCCCACGCGAGGCTGGCGACCCTCGGCATCGGGGCCAGGGACATCTTCGACGCGCTCCAGCGCCGGAACGCGGTCACGCCGGCCGGATCGATCGAGACCGACGGGCCGCAGGTCTTCGTCCGGCTCGACGGCGCCTACGACGACCTGCAGCAGATCCGCGACACGCCGATCGTCTCCGGCGGGCGCGTGCTGAAGCTGTCGGACATCGCCTCGGTCGAGCGCGGCTACGAGGACCCGGCCACCTTCCTGATCCGCCACGGCGGCGAGCCGGCCCTGATGCTCGGCGTCGTCATGCAGGACGGCTGGAACGGCCTGGAGCTGGGCGCGGCGCTGGAGGCGGAGCGGGCGCGGATCTCGGCGGAGCTGCCGGCCGGCCTCTCGCTCACGAAGATCACGGACCAGGCGGTCAATATCCGCGAGTCCGTGGACGAGTTCATGCTCAAGTTCTTCGCGGCCCTGGGCGTGGTGATGGCGGTCAGCCTCGCCAGCCTGGGTTGGCGGGTCGGCATCGTGGTCGCGGCGGCGGTGCCGCTGACGCTGGCGATCGTCTTCGTGGTCATGCTCGACACCGGGCGGGCGTTCGACCGGATCACGCTGGGCGCCTTGATCGTGGCGCTCGGCCTGCTGGTGGACGACGCGATCATCGCGATCGAGATGATGGTGGTGAAGCTGGAGGAGGGCTTCGAGCGCGCCAAGGCCGCCGCCTATGCCTGGAGCCACACCGCCGCCCCCATGCTGTCGGGCACGCTGGTCACCGTCATCGGCTTCACGCCCGTGGGCTTCGCCCGGTCGACCGCGGGCGAGTATGCCGGCAACATCTTCTGGATCGTCGGGTTCGCCCTGGTCGCGTCCTGGTTCGTCGCGGTGATCTTCACCCCCTATCTCGGGGTCAAGCTGCTGCCCGACATCAAGCCGGTCCCGGGCGGGCACGCGGCGATCTACGCGACGCCCAACTACCGCCGGCTGCGCCGGATCGTGGACTGGTCGGTCCGCCGCAAGTTCCCCGTGGCGGGTGCGGTGGTCGGCCTGCTGGTCCTGTCCGGGCTGGGCCTGGGCACGGTCAAGCAGCAGTTCTTTCCGGCCTCCGACCGGCCGGAGGTGCTGGTCGAGGTGCAGATGCCGGAAGGGACCGGCATCGCCGCCACGTCGGCCGCGACGGCCAAGGTCGAGGCCTGGCTGAAGCTCCAGCCGGAGGCGGAGATCGTCACCAGCTATATCGGCCAGGGCGCCGCCCGGTTCTTCCTGTCCTACAGCCCGGAACTGCCCGATCCGTCCTTTGCCAAGCTGGTCGTGCTGACCCCCGACGCGGAGGCGCGCGACCGCCTCAAGCTCCGCCTGCGCCAGCGGATCGCGGAGGGGCTGGCGCCGGAGGCGCGGCTGCGGGTGACCCAGCTGGTGTTCGGCCCCTATTCCCGCTTCATGGTCAATTTCCGGGTGATGGGTCCCGATCCGGCGCGGCTCCGCGCCATCGCCGACGAGGTCCAGGCGGTGATGCGGGCCAATCCCCATACCCGGCATGTCAACCAGGACTGGGGCGAGCGCGCGCCGACCGTGCATTTCGTCCTGGACCAGGACCGCCTGGGCCTGATCGGCCTGACGCCCCGGGACGTGGGCGAGCAGCTCCGATTCCTGCTGGCCGGCGTGCCGGTGACCCAGGTCCGGGACGGTATCCGCGCGGTCGAGGTGGTCGCCCGCAGCGCGGGCCCGGAACGCCTTGACCCGTCCAGGCTCGGCGAGCTGACCCTGACGGCGCGCGACGGCCGGCCGGTCCCGCTCGCCCAGGTCGGCCGCGTCGAGGTCCGGCCGGAGGACCCGATCCTGAAGCGGCGCGACCGCACGCCCACCATCACCGTCCAGGCCGACATCGACGAGACCCTGCAGCCGCCCGAGGTCTCGCTGGAGATCCTGGAAGCGCTGGCGCCGCTGATGGCGCGGCTGCCCGACGGCTACCGGATCGAGGCGGGCGGCAACATCGAGGACGCGGGCAAGGCCAACGCGGCGCTGGTCCCGCTGTTCCCGGTCATGATCCTGCTGACGCTGCTGGTCCTCGTCGTGCAGACCCGGTCGCTGGCGGCGACCGCCATGGTGTTCCTGACGGCGCCGCTGGGGTTGGTCGGCGCCGTGCCGGCCCTGCTGCTGTTCCAGCAGCCCTTCGGCTTCAACGCGATCCTGGGGCTGATCGGGCTGTCCGGCATCCTGATGCGCAACACGCTGATCCTGATCGGCCAGATCCACGCGAACCAGCGGGACGGGCAGGATCCCTACACCGCAGTGGTCGAGGCGACCGTCCAGCGCGCCCGGCCGGTGATCCTGACGGCGCTGGCCGCCGTGCTGGCCTTCATCCCGCTGACCACCTCCGTCTTCTGGGGCTCGATGGCCTATACCCTGATCGGCGGCACGGCGGCCGGTACCGTGCTGACCCTGGTGTTCCTGCCGACCCTCTACGCGATCTGGTTCCGGGTCGGTGCCGACGAGGCTCCCGCCACGCCGCGGGCGGCGCCGATCGCGGCCGGGCGGCCCCGGATGGCCTCATCCCAGGGTTGA
- the denD gene encoding D-erythronate dehydrogenase, which translates to MHILIIGAAGMVGRKLADRLAVDGQLGGQGVDVLTLADMVEAAAPAGFKGEVRTAALDISKPGEVEKLVAARPDVIFHLAAIVSGEAEADFEKGYAINLDGTRFLFEAIRLEAAREPYKPRVVFSSSIAVFGAPFPEKIGDEFFTTPLTSYGTQKAMGELLLADYSRRGFFDGIGIRLPTICIRPGKPNKAASGFFSNILREPLAGHEAVLPVGEDVRHWHASPRSAVGFLLHAATMDLERLGWRRNLSMPGLSATVGEQIEALRRVAGDKAVKLIRHEPDPFIIKIVSGWSRDFDTGRAESLGFTAERSFDEIIRVHIEDELGGKLPTYS; encoded by the coding sequence ATGCATATTCTCATCATCGGCGCGGCCGGCATGGTCGGCCGCAAACTGGCCGACCGGCTGGCGGTTGACGGGCAACTCGGCGGCCAGGGCGTCGATGTCCTGACTCTGGCCGACATGGTCGAGGCCGCGGCACCGGCCGGGTTCAAGGGCGAGGTTCGGACGGCCGCCCTCGACATTTCCAAACCGGGCGAGGTGGAAAAGCTGGTCGCGGCGCGGCCGGACGTGATCTTCCACCTCGCGGCCATCGTCTCCGGCGAGGCGGAGGCGGATTTCGAGAAGGGCTACGCCATCAATCTCGACGGGACGCGCTTCCTGTTCGAGGCGATCCGGCTCGAAGCCGCCCGGGAGCCGTACAAGCCACGCGTCGTCTTCTCCTCCTCCATCGCGGTGTTCGGGGCGCCGTTCCCGGAAAAGATCGGCGACGAGTTCTTCACCACGCCGCTGACCAGCTACGGCACCCAGAAGGCCATGGGGGAGCTGCTGCTGGCGGATTATTCGCGGCGGGGCTTCTTCGACGGCATCGGCATCAGGCTTCCCACGATCTGCATCCGCCCCGGCAAGCCGAACAAGGCGGCGTCGGGCTTCTTCTCCAACATCCTGCGCGAACCGCTCGCCGGGCACGAAGCCGTGCTGCCGGTCGGCGAGGATGTCCGGCACTGGCACGCCAGCCCGCGCTCCGCGGTCGGGTTCCTGCTGCACGCCGCGACCATGGACCTGGAGCGGCTGGGCTGGCGCCGCAACCTGTCGATGCCCGGCCTGTCGGCCACCGTGGGGGAGCAGATCGAGGCGCTGCGCCGGGTCGCCGGCGACAAGGCCGTGAAACTGATCCGGCATGAGCCGGACCCGTTCATCATCAAGATCGTGTCCGGCTGGTCGCGTGATTTCGACACCGGCCGGGCGGAATCCCTGGGTTTCACGGCGGAGCGGTCGTTCGACGAGATCATCCGGGTGCATATCGAGGACGAATTGGGCGGGAAGCTCCCGACTTATTCCTGA
- a CDS encoding ROK family protein, with amino-acid sequence MLDLLFWSPGLSRDAISTRAAFSKTRANAIVAGLIEQGLVEEIGLQESTGGRRAETIRINRGLGVLLGVDLDATRFDVAVFTPDLHLLARDGEEIDVRRGPGLVLSHVRARMRGLLARCGATAEQVLGIGIGVPGPVNFDTAELVAPPLMPEWDSFSIRADLRADYAAPIFVDNDVNLMALGELWHLRRRLQDFLVIKVSTGIGCGIVCHGQVYRGANGSAGDVGHICVDTHGPRCHCGNIGCVEAMAAGPAIARMGAEAAQAGESPMLADMLAAKGTIDLGDVAQASRAGDAASNLIIQRAGARIGQMLASVVNFFNPSHVFIGGEGARIGPLFLASVRQSVYQRSLPLSTRNLQIQYTPLGEQAGLIGAGVLAMQEAMRDRARNRDGARGNMLEPSQLESAGP; translated from the coding sequence GTGCTGGACCTGCTGTTCTGGTCCCCCGGCCTTTCCCGCGACGCCATCTCGACGCGCGCCGCCTTCTCCAAGACCCGGGCCAACGCCATCGTGGCGGGACTGATCGAGCAGGGGCTGGTCGAGGAGATCGGCCTTCAGGAATCGACCGGCGGCAGGCGCGCCGAGACGATCCGCATCAACCGCGGGCTGGGCGTGCTGCTGGGCGTCGATCTCGACGCCACCCGGTTCGACGTCGCCGTCTTCACCCCCGACCTCCACCTGCTGGCCCGCGACGGCGAGGAGATCGACGTGCGCCGGGGTCCCGGGCTGGTGCTGTCCCATGTCCGGGCGCGGATGCGCGGCCTGCTGGCGCGCTGCGGCGCCACGGCGGAACAGGTGCTGGGCATCGGCATCGGCGTTCCCGGCCCGGTGAACTTCGACACCGCCGAACTGGTGGCGCCGCCGCTGATGCCGGAATGGGACAGCTTCTCGATCCGCGCCGACCTGCGCGCCGACTACGCGGCTCCGATCTTCGTGGACAACGACGTGAACCTGATGGCCCTGGGCGAGCTGTGGCACCTCCGCCGCCGGCTTCAGGACTTCCTGGTCATCAAGGTCAGCACCGGCATCGGCTGTGGCATCGTCTGCCACGGGCAGGTCTATCGCGGGGCCAACGGCTCGGCCGGCGATGTCGGGCATATCTGCGTGGACACCCACGGCCCGCGCTGCCACTGCGGCAATATCGGCTGCGTCGAGGCCATGGCCGCCGGACCCGCCATCGCCCGCATGGGGGCGGAGGCGGCCCAGGCCGGGGAGAGCCCCATGCTGGCCGACATGCTCGCGGCCAAGGGAACGATCGATCTGGGCGACGTGGCCCAGGCCAGCCGCGCCGGCGATGCCGCGTCCAACTTGATCATCCAGCGCGCCGGGGCACGGATCGGGCAGATGCTGGCCTCGGTGGTCAATTTCTTCAACCCGTCCCACGTCTTCATAGGCGGGGAGGGCGCGCGCATCGGGCCGCTGTTCCTGGCCTCCGTGCGGCAGAGCGTCTACCAGCGCTCCCTGCCGCTCTCCACCCGGAACCTCCAGATCCAGTACACCCCGCTCGGCGAGCAGGCCGGGCTGATCGGCGCCGGGGTGCTGGCGATGCAGGAGGCCATGAGGGACAGGGCGCGGAACAGGGACGGTGCGCGGGGAAACATGCTGGAGCCCAGCCAGCTTGAGAGTGCCGGCCCATGA
- a CDS encoding sugar ABC transporter ATP-binding protein: MSIAVRFENIVKEFGPVRVLHGVGFELAPGRVYGLLGENGAGKSTLMKILSGYEQPTGGTVHVDGEPRTFRSSRDAEAAGIVLIHQEFNLAEDLTIQQNIFLGHEKKRGWWLDEAAMRADTVRVLAQVGLAKDPDTPVRHLIVAEKQLVEIAKALARNARLLIMDEPTASLTPGETEALFALMARLHAEGVTIVYISHKLDEVERTTDEVIVMRDGRFVTRQPTRDVTRHQMANLMVGRELSDLYPPKDPAPAGKPPLLSVRGLNVPGWAMDIGFEVQPGEILGFAGLVGAGRTELFEGLLGLRPHDVERIELDGREIRIRNPREAVDRGLTYLSEDRKGKGLHVGFGLRENLTLMALEHYAKPWLRPREEHRALEAAVKDFGIRTGSLDVRAASLSGGNQQKLALAKVLHPRPKVVVLDEPTRGVDVGAKRDIYFLIQRLAREGRGVVVVSSELMELVGLCHRVAVMRAGRIQAVVEAQHLTEEELISHATGTKQ, translated from the coding sequence ATGAGCATCGCGGTCCGGTTCGAGAACATCGTGAAGGAGTTCGGCCCGGTGCGCGTGCTTCACGGCGTCGGCTTCGAGCTGGCGCCCGGCCGGGTCTACGGCCTGCTGGGCGAGAACGGCGCCGGCAAGTCCACGCTGATGAAGATCCTGAGCGGCTACGAGCAGCCGACCGGCGGCACCGTCCATGTGGACGGCGAGCCCCGGACCTTCCGCAGCTCCCGCGATGCCGAGGCCGCCGGGATCGTCCTGATCCACCAGGAATTCAACCTGGCCGAGGACCTGACCATCCAGCAGAACATCTTCCTCGGCCACGAGAAGAAGCGCGGCTGGTGGCTGGACGAGGCGGCGATGAGGGCCGACACCGTCCGGGTGCTGGCCCAGGTCGGCCTGGCCAAAGACCCCGACACGCCGGTCCGGCACCTGATCGTGGCCGAGAAGCAGCTGGTCGAGATCGCCAAGGCGCTCGCCCGCAACGCCCGGCTGCTGATCATGGACGAGCCGACCGCCTCGCTGACCCCGGGGGAGACGGAGGCGCTGTTCGCCCTGATGGCCCGGCTCCACGCCGAAGGCGTCACCATCGTCTATATCTCCCACAAGCTGGACGAGGTCGAGCGCACCACCGACGAGGTGATCGTGATGCGCGACGGCCGCTTCGTCACCCGGCAGCCTACCCGCGACGTGACCCGCCACCAGATGGCGAACCTGATGGTCGGGCGCGAGCTTTCCGACCTGTACCCGCCCAAGGACCCGGCGCCCGCCGGCAAACCGCCGCTGCTGAGCGTGCGCGGGCTGAACGTGCCCGGCTGGGCGATGGACATCGGGTTCGAGGTGCAGCCGGGCGAGATCCTGGGATTCGCGGGCCTGGTCGGCGCCGGCCGGACCGAGCTGTTCGAAGGGCTGCTGGGCCTGCGCCCGCACGACGTGGAGCGGATCGAGCTGGACGGCCGGGAGATCCGAATCCGCAACCCGCGCGAGGCGGTGGACCGGGGCCTGACCTATCTGAGCGAGGACCGCAAGGGGAAGGGCCTCCATGTCGGCTTCGGGCTTCGCGAGAACCTGACCCTGATGGCGCTGGAGCATTACGCCAAGCCCTGGCTGCGCCCCCGCGAGGAGCACCGCGCGCTGGAGGCCGCCGTGAAGGATTTCGGCATCCGCACCGGATCGCTGGACGTCCGCGCCGCCTCGCTGTCGGGCGGCAACCAGCAGAAGCTGGCGCTCGCCAAGGTTCTGCACCCCCGGCCCAAGGTCGTCGTCCTGGACGAGCCGACCCGCGGCGTCGATGTCGGCGCCAAGCGGGACATCTATTTCCTGATCCAGCGGCTGGCGCGCGAAGGGCGCGGCGTCGTCGTGGTCTCGTCCGAGCTGATGGAACTGGTCGGCCTGTGCCACCGCGTCGCCGTGATGCGCGCCGGCCGCATCCAGGCCGTCGTCGAGGCGCAACATCTGACCGAAGAGGAGCTGATCTCCCATGCGACGGGAACGAAGCAGTGA
- a CDS encoding ABC transporter permease has product MVDRQAEPRAVPRFQQMRSLGSWLHGVGPIAGLVLLCVVGTLLNGDFASLDNATNVLTRTAFIGIIAVGMCFVIISGGIDLSVGSMAALIAGLVILLMNTLAGWIDQPVLVVAAGMVCSVVLGGAFGLIHGLLITRGRIEPFIVTLGTLGIFRAYLTYFSNGGAITLDYELSDVYSPVYYATLVGIPVPVWVFLLVAVAGGLILNRTAYGRYVQAIGSNEQVARYAAVNVDRIKVLTYALLGACVGIATLLYVPRLGSSSPTTGLLWELEAIAAVIVGGTALKGGSGSIVGTVVGAILLSVISNILNLTSVISVYLNAAVQGFVIIIVAFLQRRK; this is encoded by the coding sequence GTGGTAGACCGGCAAGCTGAACCCCGGGCGGTGCCCCGGTTCCAGCAGATGCGGTCGCTCGGCTCGTGGCTGCACGGCGTCGGGCCGATCGCGGGGCTGGTGCTGCTCTGCGTCGTCGGCACCCTGCTGAACGGCGACTTCGCCTCGCTGGACAACGCGACGAACGTGCTGACCCGCACCGCCTTCATCGGCATCATCGCGGTCGGCATGTGCTTCGTCATCATCTCAGGCGGCATCGACCTGTCGGTCGGCTCCATGGCGGCGCTGATCGCCGGCCTGGTCATCCTGCTGATGAACACGCTGGCCGGGTGGATCGACCAGCCGGTGCTGGTGGTGGCCGCCGGCATGGTCTGCTCGGTGGTGCTGGGCGGCGCGTTCGGCCTGATTCATGGGCTGCTGATCACCCGCGGCCGGATCGAGCCCTTCATCGTCACCCTGGGCACGCTCGGCATCTTCCGGGCCTACCTGACATACTTCTCCAACGGCGGCGCCATCACCCTCGATTACGAGCTGTCGGACGTCTACAGCCCGGTCTACTACGCGACCCTGGTGGGCATCCCGGTCCCCGTCTGGGTGTTCCTGCTGGTGGCGGTCGCGGGCGGCCTGATCCTCAACCGGACCGCCTACGGGCGCTATGTCCAGGCGATCGGGTCCAACGAGCAGGTGGCGCGCTACGCCGCGGTCAATGTCGACCGGATCAAGGTGCTGACCTACGCGCTGCTGGGCGCCTGCGTCGGCATCGCGACGCTGCTGTACGTGCCCCGGCTGGGCTCGTCATCGCCGACCACCGGCCTTCTGTGGGAACTGGAGGCGATCGCCGCGGTGATCGTCGGCGGCACCGCGCTGAAGGGCGGGTCGGGCAGCATCGTAGGAACCGTGGTCGGCGCCATCCTGCTGTCGGTCATCAGCAACATCCTGAACCTGACCAGCGTCATCAGCGTCTACCTGAACGCGGCGGTCCAGGGCTTCGTGATCATCATCGTGGCGTTCCTGCAAAGGCGGAAATGA
- a CDS encoding substrate-binding domain-containing protein produces MTLKSCVFAMAAAAVAFGAPAAAFAQNKVNLGVAIPAATHSFTAGIVWWANEAKKELEAQHSDLKVTIKTAANAGEQANQLQDLTTANKINALVIFPFESAALTRPVAQVKKQGVYVTVVDRGLTDTSAQDAYVSGDNTAFGKVPAEYIAKALDGKGNIVALRGIATTLDNERMDAFNSVMKDYPEIELLDAKYANWNRDDAFKVMQDYLTRFKRIDAVWAADDDMAVGVLKAIEQAKRDDIKIVFGGAGAKGMIKTLIDGTDPRIQANVSYSPKFIYDAIKMTAEARLKGEALPETTIVPSVLITKDNAKDFHFPDSPF; encoded by the coding sequence ATGACGTTGAAGTCCTGCGTATTCGCGATGGCCGCCGCGGCGGTGGCGTTCGGAGCGCCCGCGGCGGCGTTCGCCCAGAACAAGGTCAATCTGGGCGTCGCCATCCCGGCGGCGACCCACAGCTTCACCGCCGGCATCGTCTGGTGGGCCAACGAGGCCAAGAAGGAGCTGGAGGCGCAGCATTCCGACCTGAAGGTCACGATCAAGACGGCCGCCAACGCCGGCGAGCAGGCCAACCAGCTCCAGGACCTGACGACCGCCAACAAGATCAATGCGCTGGTGATCTTCCCGTTCGAATCCGCAGCATTGACCCGGCCGGTGGCTCAGGTCAAGAAGCAGGGCGTGTACGTGACCGTGGTCGACCGCGGCCTGACCGACACCAGCGCCCAGGATGCGTATGTGTCCGGCGACAATACCGCCTTCGGCAAGGTGCCCGCGGAGTACATCGCCAAGGCGCTGGACGGGAAGGGCAACATCGTGGCGCTGCGCGGCATCGCCACCACGCTCGACAACGAGCGCATGGACGCCTTCAACTCCGTGATGAAGGATTATCCGGAAATCGAGCTGCTGGACGCCAAATACGCCAACTGGAACCGCGACGACGCCTTCAAGGTGATGCAGGACTACCTGACCCGCTTCAAGCGGATCGACGCGGTGTGGGCCGCCGACGACGACATGGCGGTCGGCGTGCTGAAGGCGATCGAGCAGGCCAAGCGCGACGACATCAAGATCGTGTTCGGCGGCGCCGGCGCCAAGGGCATGATCAAGACGCTGATCGACGGCACCGATCCGCGCATCCAGGCCAACGTCTCCTACTCGCCGAAATTCATCTACGACGCGATCAAGATGACGGCCGAGGCCCGCCTGAAGGGCGAGGCCCTGCCAGAGACCACGATCGTTCCGTCGGTGCTGATCACCAAGGACAACGCGAAGGACTTCCACTTCCCCGACAGCCCGTTCTGA